Part of the Vigna unguiculata cultivar IT97K-499-35 chromosome 3, ASM411807v1, whole genome shotgun sequence genome, TGTTGACACATGACATGTTTTTAACATCATTGGTAaaacacaaatagaaaaaacCTAATTGagtgaattttttaaaaaaatgagacttaattaaaagaaaaattcaagtGGAGACTAAGTTGAAACTTTTGAACCAAACCTTGGACAAATGAAGTAATTAAGccttaatataaataagataattttatttatattaaagtttagatAATATACCATTATTAGATAAATAGCATTAAGTGctttaaataacattattaaagTTTATGTAATTGAGAGAGCTGCAAGGTATTACTTTTTGTAAGTATGTATGAatactattactattataaaattattagtaaaaagtaaaaatacatGTGTTAAAtgtgtaacatctcatttaataatataaaactattaaataactCATTACTCATTTGGTTAAAAATTTAGTGAAAGAAAAACAGTATAACAATACAACATTATTTTCCAACATAATATAgttcatcacatattttatttctttatctcACCTAAACTTACACATCATTAAGATGGAAGTTTAATCTTATGAACCAATTACTCATAAGTTTTCCTCTctaaagactttgtaaataaattcgACAAATTCTCACAAGAACGAATCTTGTTGTTGTTGCATTCAGAGGCGAAACTTAGACAAAAAATTTAGGGGTGTCAAATaatagatttgttatatataattttcttttagttaaaaaaattcttaatttttccTCTTCATTTGCTCTGCTCAAAACAATGACACATAATAATAGATTTCAAAGAAGTATGACTATTATTcgttattatatcatgataccaaaccatgaatatcattttaggTAAACCCTTCATActttatcaatttaatttggtgagtattgtcaaatttgaggaCGCTTTTCTCAGATCGcgttctaataaatttttaaattcattatatataactataggaactttagatatttttttttcattgtcttAAATTCTTAGTTCTCATAAAATTTCTCATGAAAAGTTTAGTTAAtgtatatgcatttttttttcatctttatcacaaaccttatttttaaaaaaaaaaatcattttttttactcttcatcataatctttttaatataaatttatcacctatcacctatttagaaaaaaatataaaatttatattcacaaatcacaatattatcacaatgcaaaacaaaacaaaactcataccactttaattaaataagtaacactctataaattcaaaacttaaaaaaaaaattaccataggtagcggaaaacacaaaatccctaattttcataattaagggttataataatttgggaaaagtataattagggttcataccaatttcataaaagaatccctaaaatcacaATTTgggtttatactaatttgggataaacttaatttgggagaaacatcctaaaaagaatcataactCTAACATAcgtaaatcataataagatactaaccttgatatCTGAGAGATCATGCGAGAATGTATATgtcaatctcaatctatgtgttccCCAACCTCTGTTTTCCAATCtatctttttgtatttatttctcctcacacactttcatgataaatcaatgtcttcattaaattttttattttatcttttattataatttccataatataaacttaatataaataatatataaatataatttaaatatatatatatatataataaattaaaaaaatttgggggaGTTGTGGCTCCCTctcattacaaaataaattcaaaatataatcaCTTGGGCAtgtctcatgatttttcattaaaaatttcattgttttgttcaatcacaaaagacatgaaataaattcataatatttgtgaaattattttttaccataTTATTGTTGCgaaagcaaattagttgctcaaatactttatttttttctttaatgacaTCATCAAGACCATTTTttgtaaatgtattttaatatttaatatccaataaagtaatttttctttttaataacaagttcacaaattcaaattttgtaaggTTTGACATGTCtagaactaacacataaaataatcataatcataatcataataaaagtaataataataacaagacACAAAtgaaattgataaagtcaaacaagtcttatcacaaaaaataaaaaatataagataaaagtgTAAATGAATAAATGATTAGAAAAAATCTGGATTAAGACACACAAAAGACtgtccttagagagaaaaaactTTCACTAACCCTCAATTTGTTGAAATATTATGTTGATAACATGTCATCAAATAGAGTTAATAATagatagaagaagataatgAAAAAGGGAGGATGAGGAACAACTTTACTATTCGTCTTATTATTGATAGAAAGATCATATATGTAGATACAATGGATAAccattaatttataacaaatatataaacaaaataatatatagcaACAATTACATTAtccagtaaaaaaaataaagactgaattaaaaatataaaaatataaatactcaATATATCACgaaatattattaaaacttaACACTACACGAAAATGTCTCATTAGCaacaaattttagtgactaaaagttattagtcactacaaaaatcaatttagatatcaatttacaaaataaaaaaattatttgttactaaaatagtcactattataaataaaagattataattggtcattaattaattggaaactaatttagaaactaagttattttgatagaaaaaactttgatagctaatgtttagtgaccaatttcctTTGATAGCTAAAATcttaatagttaaattttagaaaccaacttagagactagttataattttttattcataatagtaattattttaataatcaataattttttgttttgtaatataatttaataattatcgtgactaataactttttatcattaaaattagttgttaataaaactttttttttgttatgtaattaaatatatctaattttttaaataaattaaaacttaattaaacttgGTCTTAATATAAGATTCATTCCCTAATTTCAAATTATCCTGTAAACATTTAATAGTTACCGACGAAGTATATTTAGTATACAAAAATAAGCAAATACTATacgatatatatatacttgGACAGATATAACATAAGTCTCaataaattttcaacaaaattcgttaaaatcttttttgtgttactttcaaatttatttatttatttttattgtttatctttttctttccaTACAAGTAATTGATTaaggaaaacaaaattttcattttactaaACATTATAgtttttctaattaaaacaaCCTTAAATTCGTGTTACTAAATGAAACTAAATTCGAACTAAACAAATCCAACGTAAACATCACAGGAGTAGTTAAATTTTGCTGTATATATGAaacactaaatttaaaatactatattatatttcaacATAGAACTATGGGATGCACTTtcaatgagataaaaaaaatgaattaaatgaaatatttgtatataaattaaattaacttattaATCTCAACGTTTTCACtgatctttcaattttttaaaatgtgtaaaataaattctattgatctcatttttacattttcttcCCCGCGTGGAATTTAATTCTAGCGTGCGTGTTTGGTTTCCCTCTATTACGCCTTGAACCACGTCCATAGTCTGCACGTGGATGTGACTGGTGAGTTTGAACTTTAAAGACAGTTCCATACATCCATTTCACCAAGACCTTATATGCATGAGTGATATAAGCAAAATGGTTGAcaaatttttaatgtaataaataatggTACATGTGAATTGCATTGCCACTACGGAAAATAACACAGCACAAACAATATCTGAATTCTGAACTATAGTCCATCGATAGGAGTATTACAATATTAAAATCCGAAGAACGAAAAATTTAGACAGATATCAAAGAAATGAAGGAATCAATTAACCTATTTTCCAACTAAAGTAATCTTTTAAGAATTATTTGGCATGTAGTGTAGTCCCTAAAACAGAGGGTGTGTGTGGAGCATGAACATGTTAGTGTCCTTGCCCAGGGGTTGGACCCGAGTCTTTAATTCCACCGAGGGTGTCGCTGTTGGTAAATTTGTGACCCTCTCCTCCGGAGCTAGGACCCGAGTCCTTGATTCCACCGAGGGTGTTGCTATTTGTAAACTGATGACCCTTCCCTCCAGGACTAGGACCAGAGTCCTTAATCCCTCCAAGGGTATCACTGTTGGTGAACTTGTGTCCCACTCCAGGTCTTGGCCCAGAATCCTTAATCGCTCCCAGACCCAACCAATCGAAGAAGCCCACCACTTGAACCGCTCCTCCAGTGGCGGAGTTTCCCGTCTCAATGATACTCAGTGGACGGGCTTCTAAGCCCATCAAAACAGTGCTCACCAGTAAAACGAGAACCGCAAAGGCCTGGGTTTTGGTGATGATGCTTGTCATctttaatttacaaaagaaatgtTGGTGTGGTTGTTTGGGAATCTAAGAGAGTGAGAGAAGAAGGGAAAAGTTGTGTTTGGTAATTGTGTAGCATTGAGAAGCAATGAGTCGTTTATATAGAGGGAGAAGCAAAAAGTTGTCGACTAAAATGAATCTAACATGCAGAGTCAAATTGTGTACATGTTTTTTTTCTGGCCGAGGAAGCAACCTAGGTGGTTCCGAAAGATTATAGTCAATGTGAAAAATTGTAGGTTTGGAGAAAGGCTTGCATCACTGCACACTTATGGAAGAAAAATAGCACGAAAGGAATTAGAAAATGGAATAATTCCGGGTCCAAGTTGTGTAAGTTGGTAAATAAAACTCGTGTCACTGAGTTTTCCTTGGTGCCCACTGCTTCAAGTCGAAGACCATGACCAGTAAGTTGTAGCCTAATACTTGAATTCAAACACCTCAAACCAAAATAGCACGTTAGATTGcatatattgaaatatataatgataacataataaatataagatatgttttaataaaaaaatgtaaaaaaaaaaagtgttttttcgGGTAAAGTTGAATTTGTGGAAAAAGAATTGAGTTTGAGTCAGCAAAAGAATTGAGTGTAGAAatgtaagaaaagaaaatgaataaacaTGCGTAAGAAAAGAGGAGAGAGGGTGAGGGCTGCGTTCGCAAAGGTCGCACTGACCAGTCAAGAAGTGATGTATAATAGTATACTACTACAGTGTTCAtggaaattattaattaatagattAGAGAGTACACAAAATCACTCTCAACGATAccgtttttttttatctcaatgctaaataattttttgttgaaaaaatatttaaaataattgtagttttattttaattgtataatgaataaaataacttattatatagaaattttacaatttatttcacgATGAGCCAGGAAAAAAATGGTCGAGCCCAAGTATATTGACCTTTTTAAGTATCGAAAACATTTTGAACatgaaaaacgaaaaaaagagaaaaactatCTTCACTACGCTGTCGTTGGAAAGGTGAATAAATGGGATAGTTGGAATTATGTGTGAaatgaagacttggaaaatcATTTTTGTTGTGTAGAATATTATACTACATtggaatatataaaataatttaaacttattatttaaaaagattgtATTTAAAACCTTTAATGATTAGTATATTGAGTAGTTTTTTCATCTGCAATTTATACTTGAGTTTTGATCTCAAAATTTTTGGCACTCgtcaggaaaaaaaaattagatttagaatttttattttgcaacctaaattcattacaattaatatatatatatatatatatatatatatatatatatatatatatatatatatatatatatatattcaatactTGAATCTTAAGGAATTATTCAAttcaacttaaatattttaattttttcatgttGTTTTTTGTGTATAATTTACGTTTCGTTTCACATTAAATTTACTAATCAGTCTAACTAacgtaattttaaataaatttatatagattttaaatttattttaaaaatacttttaaaagtatttaataaaaattttaattttaataaaaatagttccaatttggtctcaaattttatcaaattttgtcgaattagtcctaattttatttttctgttcaaataagtcccaattttcgtcaatttgttcaatttagtctttttttgctaacaccgtctAGATTATTAACGGTCATGAatagtgactgccacgtgtcacttcgtgattttttaattttttaaatttttttaaatgtacacgtgtcaattCAGctacgtgccacgtgtcaaagacaatgttttatattcaatttggcccctatatttgttatttatgttcagtttagttccaattttgtttaaaattgaccaattttgtctTTGTTCAagatgagaccaaatttaatttttatataagttataaatatgtgaattttaataaaaacatttaataaaaattgtgaattttaatataaaaattaaagttggtttcaatttggagaggtaCAAAATTGATtcaagttaacaaaaattgcgactaaattgaacaaacataaaatttgactttgacacgtggcaccggCACATTGTTGGGTTGACATGTggacaattaaaaaatataaaaaaaaatattaaaaaaaccacgaagtgacgtGTGCCAATCATTgttcatgaccgttaatgatttaaacggtgttagcaaaaaatgaccaaattgaaaaaatttgacaaaaattatgACCTATTTGagcagaaaaacaaaattaggactaatttgataaaatttgacaaaaattgggaccaaaaaggtatttttttaatcattaaaattctACCACGTGACACTGTTATATCACACTGCTATTATCATGTCACACTAACAGTGTTGGGTGGCACAACTTTGAGATGacatgtgaaaaaaattataaaaaattaaaattaaaattaaaaacattcacAAATTCACAAAGTGGCATGTGACACTAACTTTAATCATGTTTGTATTGTACTCACAtaaaggaccaaattaaatcatGTTTTAGAAAGTCCgaacaaattaagaaaaaaaaattagaagaccAACTTAATACTTATCCACAAAAGTAAgaattaaatgaattattaaacctagtttttattataaaaaattatttgaattaaagaaagcagttattaaaaagataaaatagtgacataattattttaatttaaaataacgataatttaaagagtaaaattgaaaaaaaattgtatattatactacaaattctttatatatatatatagatagatagtgataataaatttacatcattttaattatattgcGTCAAACCTTTCAAGATGTAAGATGTTTgtagatatattattttgtcCGTGGTTGGAAATTAATGTGGTGATGAGTTCGATTTTCATGCACCacttaatcataaaaaaatgttgtagataaaaaggaaaaaattaaatttgacttGTATGTTagtttaatttagaattttattttcactGGAATATATTTATTTCCAAGCATGAAAgatttagttaaatttgtttCCTAAGTCAGATAAAAGTGACATTCTgtagataaattttaaacaataagtAGGAGAAAATGTATCTTCATCAATCTTGAAATATTTGATAGTGGCAAATGATATAATAAAGAGTAGAATTGTCAAAATAATCACTCGCTTATTGAGTTTGGTTAATTTTAACCAACTTTTTTGAACGATCTAGTCTAATTCATGGGATTTTAATATCAAAAACTTTGTTCAGCCGTGAATGTTGTTGTCTACAGCTAAATTTTATTGTGATTCCAACTATGTTCTATCGAatttatatcttaaattttaaattaattaagtaagataattactttttatcaatctcatttattatttattgtcttCATCcgatatatttattgaaattatacctccaagtatttttaaagaaTAAGTGACATttacaaaaacattaaatttcaaaatccgATTTGAAAAACCACCTGATTTTAAAATCCAATTTAGTAGTTCAACTGATCtaagaaaacattaaatttcaaaattcgagTTGAGAAAACATCGAATCTCAAAATTCGATATAAAAAAACACCAATTTCAAAATCTGAATTAAGAATTTATTGGATTTTGAATTCTAGTTTAAGAAatcttgaaatttaatttaagaactCACCTAATTTCGAAATCCAATTTAGAAATTTACttgaattcaaaattcaattaacttttttgttgaatttcgaAATTCGATTAAATCTTCTTTCGAAATTTTGAAATCCGATTAAGTAGTTTACCATATTTCAAAAtctgatatatgtatattacatttattttttattttttttttaattttcttctaatattttaaaagttattttattttttttaatttattgttttgttagtttttagttaatttcatttatttcgtgagttattttttgtttttagtttttaatattttattaattttattaattttctctaatttattgcctttaaatattttattaaatgttttaattagtttaatttaaaattttactataattttatCTATCTCTACCGAATTCAAAATTggttaacaatttttatttaaaattggttttaaattaaaatgtaataaatattttaattaatatacgATTTTAAACAATAGTttgaattaacataaaaataacatttacttGACTTGctataattttaatgtaataaaaagttaataaatactttaagtaatttaatttataaatttaatataatttaatatatgttaacccatttttagttaaaattttattttaaattaatatttaataaataatttaattattatatatttttaattattaatttgaattaatataaaaataaaatttatttgatttagttcaattttaatttaataaaaaactaaattaatatttaagttagtttaatttaaatatttaatataattttataaattttagctgaattttaaaatttggttaacattttaattaaatttttgtcttaaattacaatttaataattattttaattagtataatatttttttaaatattaatttaaattaacataaaaaaaatttatttgatttgcatcaattataatttaataaaatattaaataaaatttatttaatattttaattagtttaattttaaattttaatataatttaatatatgttaatcgggtttccagtttacttttttagttaaaattttattttatatttaaatttaataaatattatacatagtatgttttttaaatatttatttcaattaacataaaaattaaatttatttgatttaatgcatttttaagttaattaaaatttgttgtttaacCTTCCAAATCCAGTATTTTTCCTAAGAGAGTGTCTCGATAATTGGAAGAGGGTGAAGGTTGCTGAAGGAAGAAATAAGGAAAGAGATGGGGTGAAAGTTAAGTAGGGAATAAATAAGGAGAGAGAGgattattaaaaagtttaattatattttagattaaataaaaatttgagaatttttaattgagtttttattaaatttttatgatttttttaaaatttaaattttttttaattgagtcatTAATGTTAGATTATGACgttgttatgttatgttagGCGATAACTTTACCTTCCATAAATTCAATCTAAACATCAACTTAAATATTTTGccaattatataatttcaacTGGTTCACGGAATGTTAGTAATACGAAAAGATATATTATATCTCAATGTTTTGGAATTTCACAATACTTGTTCAAAGtaaattggattaaatatgtttttataagaaaattatcaaaatatatttttaacttaaatccTAAAtcctaaattaaatttaatcctGATTTGTTGATATTTGCATATATAACTTATCAGTCAAGGATGAATTGGtcacttaaaaaatgttaaagtgGTGGACATTTTAAGAGGTTTCTTGCTTAAACActcaaaacataaatttttatatatatatatatatatatatatatatatatatatatatatatatatatatatatatatataaaagttttctaaatgaaaaattattcataaataaatagataaatatgaCATAGATCAAATGTTAcggtaattgaaataaattaacataaaaaaaacaatttaaaatagataattcaaAAAACATGTGGCTCTCTAACGGGAGAATATTCAACCGTGTAATATAAAAGATAGAACTCAACACAATCAGTGAATCACTTAATTGTCGTCCTAAACTTTCACTTTTGGTCTTCTTATGTgacttctaattatttttatgaaaaaaggaGAAACAAAGAATCTATCTTTCTAACATTTAGTTtgagaaattttattaaaaaaaaaattatttttcttgtgaCAACCTTGTTTGTGACTTataacaatttttctttttcttgtcaCAACCCTATTGTTTGTGACATCTATTTGTATGTCTATAATTTTACAAGTCAAgatctctatttttcaattttgcaAGTTGTAGAATTCATCATTCATAacataatcttataaaattcatatatgtTCATATTTATTCACACCCTAATTAAGTCTAAAATTTATTGTGACTAAAAATAATTCTCATTATTTGGTATAAGAGTTAAAATTCATTGTGGCTAAGAATAATTCTTATTATTTGGTATTTGACTTATCACTCTTAATATTCAGtcaattattttctcttttattttcatatttttgttttaattgtttgaACTGGCAAGAATTAGTTTTAAAGATACTCCACAGCTCGACgtatattacaaattatttattaatgattttgttttaaggagaacaaattgaaagaaaattttggAACGGAAAGacgaaaagaaataaaagataataggTGTAAAGATAAAAAGGAAATGTTTGATGAATATACATGTTCAAATTATTGTGATAAAAGGGAAAGTaatggagaaaaagaaaaaaagtagaaaaaaaaacagtgaagaaaaagaaattaacaatgagatttgagagagaaaaaattaaagagagttgagaaaaaaatattagaatgaaagccgtttaaaataaatttaagaaatgagAGTTCATTAAATATTGTGagaaatatttttgtctttttaattaaatatttaaaataataatagggAGAATTAAAGACTGTATTAGTAGTATTAAAGATTACTAGTTGAAAATTGATGTAGAATTAAAaggtcttatttatttaatcttatCAGATATTAagcttattttaaattataatactgttattttaatttttaaaattataaataaataatttttttaagaaatgttATCTGGGTTCtctacaaaaattaaaagcaattttcatcttttatttaataAGCAGAACActactaatttattatttataaaataaaaaaattgggttCTTcagaattatttaataatttttataataacaaattgtgctattaatattataagattgaaaaattatcatcatgATAAATTATTGGGAATGaattatgtataaaatttgaTACTTTTCGAAAATTTATTGGGTGTGTTTGGGTTACAATTAGAAAAATTAGGTTTGGtaggataaaattgaagatttcaggaaaaaaaaattatgattttgatcTCAAAGCAACCTATGTCTCCAATtatatgaagaagaaaaaaattgtcaaacattatttatgatttttaatgtaaaacaaACTTGAGTAAGAACTCTTAGACGAAAATCAAACAGACATGTAGTCATTAAATTTGAAAGATTGATCAAGTATATGTGGACTATTATCAAGTATGTGTGTATTTAGTGATAGTTTTCTCGTGCGGATATCCGTTATGCGGATATCCGTTATGCGGATATCAgcgataaaacaaaaatttgtcaaacattatttatgatttttaatgtaaaataaacttGAGTTTGAACTCTTGAACGAAAATCAAAGAGACACGAAGTCACTAAATTTGAAAGATTGACGGAATATGTGTGGACTATTATCATTACATTTATGGAGTTGTATTTGGGGATGTCAACCAGACGAGTAAGATTGGGGTAGTAGTTTCCTCGTACCATATctgttggataaatatttgtctcgtaCTCGTCTCCATATTCATGCGGGTATTCGTTATGCGGAtacctgcatatttttttaatatccaccgATATCCGCAGGTACCcacgagtatttacaaaaaaaaaattaacaacatattttaaccatacattcaaataaaatataatacacataacatttataaatttcaaacaaagtttaaataactcatttaaatagttttgaatgatagtttacaaagaaaataagattttattttaaaaccaattaataaaaaataactaaaaaatccatgtattaatattttaaccatgttttttttttaaatttaaatagagtATTGTGAGCacgagtatccacgggtacggatactatgatatccgtacTCATTATTCACGGGTATCCATTTTTtatccgttgcgggttttatctgtGGATACTagcagaaaataatttttttgacatctctagtgGTATCAGTAACAATTTCCAATTTgatcattagtatttttttacaagtttttcaatttgaatTAAGTTATCTATTTCAAGAAAACACTATCAACAGTATAACAATAtaggaaataaattataaatagatgaaaataaataaagagataaTCAATCATACGATCTTAGTTTTTCAATGAGACGATCAGAAAGACAAAATAGAGCTCTAAAAAATTGtttctataaaaataatgtcttttgaaataataaaactcttttataaaaattctatttatactaaaatattttaatattaaaataatcaaatatcagTATTTTTAATCCATTACCACTCTTAAAATGCCATTTTTCACCAGTTTTTCAATTTGAATTAAGTTatctatttcaaaaaaaaaaaaagaacactcTCAACAATATAACAACATAGGGAAACAAATTATAAgtaaatggaaatagataaaaGGAGTATCCGTAATTCTTGATTAGCCAATCTTAATCCTAATATTTGTTTATCTccaataatgataatttcttttcCACCAATAAAGTTATGAACATTCTGATTTTCTACCATTTTACAACATTTTACAAAGAGAGATGATACATTGACAAAgtttttttgacaaactttttgacaaataactatttttggtaaaaaaaccctaaaattttattattttattatcttaacttccattaaaaaataaaaaacttacttTATTTGGTAAGTTTGTCAACTTTGTCAATCAAATct contains:
- the LOC114177294 gene encoding PAMP-induced secreted peptide 2-like, whose translation is MTSIITKTQAFAVLVLLVSTVLMGLEARPLSIIETGNSATGGAVQVVGFFDWLGLGAIKDSGPRPGVGHKFTNSDTLGGIKDSGPSPGGKGHQFTNSNTLGGIKDSGPSSGGEGHKFTNSDTLGGIKDSGPTPGQGH